In Desulfosporosinus youngiae DSM 17734, the genomic stretch TATCGCCAGACTCCAAAGCACAATGGCTGCCTGGTTTTTCGCGGGCTGCTCAGCGGGCAATCTAATCAGCCAGACTAAATTCCATAAAACTGTAACAGTCCCGATCACCCCATTAATGAGGGGGAGTTTTCTAATTTCCACAACCTCGATTGCAGCCCCTAACCCGTTTAAAACAAAGATCATAACTAAAAGGGCTGAAATAATGCCTAAAATCCAAATGATGAGTTGATTTAAACGATTAACCTTGTTATTAAAAACTGAAATAAAATTCACTAAGAGGACTGGTACGAGGGAGAAACCAATGGCCTCTATTTCTCTCGCCAAGATCAATCCACGACTGGAAACCGGGGCTAAGATTATGACCAATCCGACCAGCCAATTAAACCAGAACAGAGCATGAGCTTTGACAAGGAAGGGTCGCTTAAATACTGTAACAAGACCAACTAACCAGAAGATAACTCCTAAAGCGGCCACCGGGAGTTCACTTAACAAAGTATAAGCAAAAGGCGGATTCTCAATTTGGACAACTCTCAGCGGCGCTTCAGGACTCTTTACGGTAATCGTGGAGGCTCCTTCTGCCTCCCCCCACTTTTTAGTCGACGGATACGTCCCCGGGTCGCCGTTATTAATTTTTATAACCATATCCCCTATGCGAATTCCCGATCGATAGCCCTCGCCATGAGGGTCACTAAACGTTACGTTCCAGTTTCCTTCAATATTTTTAAGGCTCAGCCCTACGTAGGGTTGATTGAACAGAATAGTAAAATATACAAGACAAACTAAAATAAAGACGGCATTAGCAGTTCGAAGTGCTAGCCGCCTAAACATTTTATCCAACAAGCTGAATCAACTTCTCTTTACTTTTTTCCGAAATTAAAATACCGTTTAAAATCCCCAGCGCACATTGCTTATACATCTCGTGAATTACTGAACAATAATGAATAGTGCCCTCGTTTACAACCAATTCTCTTAACTGTCCTTTTTCAGTTATCCCGAATTCAGCTAATCCTTGGCTAGCCAAAGTACTCAGGTACTTTAACTTTTCAGCTTCTATCTCATTAAGAACATTCAGAAGATAAACAAACGGTAGTGTTTTCCTTCCTTTAATCAAATCACTTTTCGTCTCCAAATTCAGGAAGTCATCGAGATCATTTTTGATTTGACTCATCATACCTAAGCACATTCCGAATTGTTCGAACCGGCCGGCAAGTGTTTGATCGGCACCTCCTAAGATCGCCCCAATTTTACAAGCGCCGGCGGTCAATCCACCGGATTTTTTCTTAATAATCTCAAAATATTCTTCAAGCGTAATTCTATCTTTACTGTCATTCATAAGCTCCTGAAATTGTCCGTCACACGCTTGTAACCCCATCTGGTTAAGAATCTCACTTACTTTCTCGAAATGCCTGGAATTAGCTAACCTCGAAAGCGCTTTGTAGCTAAGAACCAGAATACAGGTAGCTAAATTAATCCCTTGGGCAGGAGGGACTTTACGCCAAGGGAGATCGTTGTTATCTTGGTCTTGAATATCGTCCAAAATATCAGCCGCCAGGGCATAGAGTTCCATAGCGATGGCTCCTTGAAGACCTTCATCTAAAACTCCCCCAGTGCTATCGCAAGTTATAAGGGTTAATTGGGCCCATCCATACCTTCCCTTGATTTCAAAGCTGGAATCGAGCCAACGATTAATGATGTTTACTACACCCTTGCTAAGCCCGGATTCAGTCATAAGCAGCTCTATTTCATTGGCAATAATTCCGTCCATATTCATGTATAACTTGGCCCCTTTATACCCAATAAAGAGTCGGTTTCATTACAGCCGCTAAAGAATTAGCCGATATTTTTTCTTGCGAGAACACCTTTGCTATGGCGTTCAATTCGCAGTTACTCATTTCGCGGTTAGATTTTAACAGCGGTATTTCTACAGAGCTGCGATTTGGGTTTTTAGCTAATTCGTGAACTAATTCAGCAATCTTGTCAAAGTTCATTAAATTACCTCCCTTCCTATTGAGATAGGTTTGACATCTTTTCCTAAATCCCTCCTATTTCGGGAAATATTACGA encodes the following:
- a CDS encoding polyprenyl synthetase family protein codes for the protein MNMDGIIANEIELLMTESGLSKGVVNIINRWLDSSFEIKGRYGWAQLTLITCDSTGGVLDEGLQGAIAMELYALAADILDDIQDQDNNDLPWRKVPPAQGINLATCILVLSYKALSRLANSRHFEKVSEILNQMGLQACDGQFQELMNDSKDRITLEEYFEIIKKKSGGLTAGACKIGAILGGADQTLAGRFEQFGMCLGMMSQIKNDLDDFLNLETKSDLIKGRKTLPFVYLLNVLNEIEAEKLKYLSTLASQGLAEFGITEKGQLRELVVNEGTIHYCSVIHEMYKQCALGILNGILISEKSKEKLIQLVG